One stretch of Leptospira hartskeerlii DNA includes these proteins:
- a CDS encoding DEAD/DEAH box helicase — protein sequence MDSTLQLSLDFESDSSSGFRGDSCYLKDEPELGIGRIESSDSGKFHIYFPSSDTRKTVSENSNRLKIIGSYPTAFTESFADPELLDLSLQAFELKLTHAYDKLSALSNSRTRLLPHQIESTFVVVNSLRPRFILADEVGLGKTIEAALVMKELIFRRGYKKVLVVAPSPLLVQWKQELKNKFNEDFEIVKRRNFLASGEKNWKNFKHVITSVDFIKNPKYAEEILKTKWDIVVFDEAHRLRRDYHKVTRAYLFAEKIAKKCECLLLLTATPFRGKLEELYYLVHLVDPNLLGPYHTFINDYVLGNKSGLKEKISKVLLRRRKVEVGGFTKRFAKTVKIELSDVERQFYNETTEYVRREYNLAMRTQNRAIGFVMIVFQKLLDSSVFALLSALSKRKFMLENRLHRLQAVGNKLEEWDLDETEGVEDFVSDLDESAPSDLANLRRELLSLNRLILLGKKIKEDRKSQKLKETIAKLKKEGHPKFIIFTQFRSTQDFLASTLSEYKVTLFHGSLSADAKEDAISEFRKTSEILICTEAGGEGRNLQFANVLFNYDLPWSPLKIEQRIGRIHRFGQKDNVFIFNFASKDTVAERILEVLSNKIRLFEESIGGSDELLGAIEDELDFHSSFMRFVTGNKKLKEVEEEIDQRIKIAKKGFEKLGSLVTPKLLDFNLEDYYKTTLQERSFTNQHLESFFVRYAKKYSDRLNFKLKTLKPQVYELDGINYKGKKATFNSELALADDGLEFLAFGHPLIEEAVQSFLRDRSGWKVGFYRTSGNFLYFVFIVEFKFSLDRKELFVVEVNRRSGSSKLLENLPDTVRENRFKSSETELPGDTEKYFVMACETLELALEDRKKELYEQTKDLFQKEEYKIRNSNQNTLRQLEEKLMRQEAAFKWEGRPEKKSAMNRTKNEIQKVKEDFEVELRKVKVGKEIHHRFELFQAYLPGSN from the coding sequence TTGGACTCTACTTTGCAACTCAGTCTAGATTTCGAATCCGATTCTTCCAGCGGATTCAGGGGGGATTCCTGTTATCTCAAGGACGAACCAGAACTAGGTATTGGAAGGATAGAAAGTTCCGACTCAGGAAAATTCCATATCTATTTTCCATCTTCAGATACTAGAAAAACTGTTTCTGAAAATTCGAACAGACTGAAAATTATAGGTTCTTATCCGACAGCATTTACTGAATCATTTGCAGATCCTGAATTATTGGATCTAAGTCTCCAGGCATTCGAGTTAAAACTCACTCATGCGTATGACAAACTTTCCGCATTGTCCAATTCGAGAACCAGACTTCTTCCTCACCAGATTGAATCTACTTTTGTGGTGGTCAATTCTCTTCGACCTAGATTCATTTTGGCTGACGAGGTGGGGCTTGGCAAAACGATAGAAGCGGCTCTCGTTATGAAAGAGCTGATCTTTCGAAGAGGATACAAAAAGGTTTTGGTTGTCGCGCCTTCTCCGCTTCTTGTTCAATGGAAGCAGGAATTAAAAAATAAATTTAACGAAGACTTTGAGATCGTTAAACGTAGGAACTTCTTGGCTAGCGGAGAGAAGAACTGGAAGAATTTCAAACATGTAATCACTTCCGTAGACTTTATTAAAAATCCAAAATACGCCGAAGAGATCCTAAAAACAAAATGGGACATCGTAGTTTTTGACGAGGCGCATCGTTTAAGAAGGGACTATCATAAAGTTACAAGAGCTTATTTATTTGCTGAGAAGATCGCTAAAAAATGTGAATGTCTACTTCTTCTTACTGCAACGCCTTTTAGAGGAAAATTAGAAGAGCTGTATTATTTGGTTCACTTAGTCGATCCGAATTTGCTCGGACCATATCATACTTTTATAAATGATTATGTTCTCGGAAACAAGAGCGGATTAAAGGAGAAGATCTCCAAGGTTCTTTTAAGAAGAAGAAAAGTAGAAGTAGGTGGATTTACCAAAAGATTCGCCAAAACCGTAAAGATAGAGTTGTCCGATGTAGAGAGACAATTTTACAATGAAACCACTGAGTATGTCCGTAGGGAATATAATCTCGCAATGAGAACCCAAAATAGGGCCATCGGATTCGTGATGATCGTATTCCAAAAATTGTTGGATTCTTCCGTATTTGCACTTCTTTCTGCGTTGTCCAAGCGTAAATTTATGTTGGAGAACAGACTTCATCGTTTGCAAGCAGTCGGTAATAAATTAGAAGAATGGGATCTGGACGAAACAGAAGGTGTGGAAGACTTCGTTTCCGATTTGGACGAATCTGCTCCTTCCGATCTTGCAAATCTTAGAAGAGAGTTATTATCCTTAAATAGATTGATCCTTTTAGGAAAAAAGATCAAAGAAGATCGCAAAAGCCAGAAACTGAAAGAAACAATCGCGAAGCTCAAAAAAGAAGGGCATCCTAAATTTATAATATTCACTCAGTTCAGAAGCACCCAGGATTTTCTAGCCTCTACTTTGTCCGAGTATAAAGTCACATTATTCCATGGATCTTTAAGTGCGGACGCGAAAGAAGATGCTATTTCCGAATTTAGAAAAACTTCCGAAATATTGATCTGTACGGAAGCAGGCGGAGAAGGTCGTAATCTTCAGTTCGCAAACGTTTTATTTAATTATGATTTACCTTGGAGTCCTTTGAAAATTGAACAAAGGATCGGAAGAATTCACAGATTCGGTCAAAAGGATAACGTATTTATTTTTAACTTTGCTTCTAAGGACACAGTTGCAGAGAGGATTTTAGAGGTTCTATCCAATAAGATCAGGCTTTTTGAAGAATCTATCGGAGGTTCCGACGAGTTACTAGGAGCGATCGAAGATGAATTGGATTTTCATTCTAGCTTCATGAGATTTGTTACTGGAAATAAGAAGTTAAAAGAAGTAGAAGAGGAAATTGATCAAAGGATCAAGATCGCCAAAAAAGGTTTCGAAAAACTGGGCTCCTTGGTGACTCCTAAATTATTGGATTTTAATTTAGAAGATTATTATAAAACCACTCTGCAAGAAAGATCTTTCACCAACCAACACTTGGAGTCATTTTTCGTTAGATATGCTAAGAAATATTCAGATCGACTGAACTTTAAACTTAAGACATTAAAACCACAGGTGTATGAATTGGATGGGATCAATTACAAAGGTAAGAAAGCCACATTTAATTCTGAACTTGCTCTTGCAGATGATGGATTGGAATTTTTGGCATTCGGTCATCCTTTGATAGAAGAAGCAGTCCAATCCTTTCTAAGAGATAGATCCGGTTGGAAAGTAGGGTTTTACAGAACATCCGGTAATTTCTTATACTTTGTATTTATAGTAGAATTCAAATTTTCCTTAGACAGAAAAGAATTATTTGTGGTGGAAGTGAACCGACGAAGCGGAAGTTCTAAGTTATTAGAAAATCTGCCCGATACCGTAAGAGAGAACAGATTCAAATCTTCCGAAACAGAATTGCCCGGAGATACCGAAAAATATTTTGTGATGGCATGTGAGACCTTAGAACTCGCGTTAGAAGATAGAAAAAAAGAATTATACGAACAAACAAAAGATCTTTTCCAGAAAGAAGAATATAAGATCAGGAACAGCAACCAAAATACACTCCGCCAATTAGAAGAAAAACTAATGAGGCAAGAGGCTGCCTTCAAATGGGAAGGAAGACCCGAAAAAAAATCCGCGATGAATCGAACTAAAAACGAGATCCAAAAAGTAAAAGAGGATTTTGAGGTAGAATTGAGAAAGGTAAAGGTAGGAAAAGAGATCCACCATCGTTTCGAACTTTTCCAAGCCTATCTTCCAGGTTCAAACTGA
- the pheT gene encoding phenylalanine--tRNA ligase subunit beta, producing the protein MKLSLDWINDFTPIKDVSLEDILKKIAASICEVDGVEDYFSHLEKVVLVKIESLEKHPQADKLQVAQVSDGKNKIQIVSGAPNLKVGDLVPLAIPGAELGDKKIIESELRGVKSSGMLCSEKELGLSEEDAGVMVLDDLEAKPGQNLRDYFGFRDTILDIDNKSITHRPDLWSHFGFARELAAQLNLPIKFNPFETNWDFSKDVVSPNVKETDYAHSYYSSSIEGIQIKPSNKTIRSRLKKCGVRVINNVVDVSNYLLLEAGQPTHFFDSDKLSAQGGIELEVDYAKKDESFPLLDETSPKLDPEILIIRNSKKGVAIAGVMGGADTAVDSNSKKIILESAVFPREFVRKSIRKTGIRSESSVRYEKGLEATTTLPIVKRALNLLKENGCPDLKASLPSGYIHTADKKVEIEVSLSFLNKKLGTEIDQSTSDKILKQLSFSTEWKGETVKVLVPKYRHNYDITIPEDIVEEIGRTLGYASIPVRPLASDVKPPTRNFSRELEKHLKRAFSQNLGYNEVFNYSYASSKDNSFEEEVKDSIKILNAMPDEQAYLRTSLYPSLLKNIRLNGDRFEKLRIFEFGRTYKKAEEPFNESKWFVWAVSFGRKSNEKDLNVLESDFLEVRTGVEKVLRHLNLREIEWKIDEKSYFHPKASLSLFVSDKKVGELGYAHPAALDTADIKKRVILGRFEFASLLEVWTQDRNKNYFAAPSHFPQTEIDLSLVMDLNESSSKFSDAALKEKFPELQDIKVTVVFTGGNLPENKKSVSYRFKLLSQDKNLTQERIKEITDRLIQIANSSGYPLR; encoded by the coding sequence GTGAAATTATCCCTGGATTGGATTAACGATTTTACCCCTATTAAGGATGTGTCCCTCGAGGATATCCTGAAAAAAATTGCGGCTTCTATATGTGAAGTAGATGGGGTCGAAGATTATTTTTCTCATTTGGAGAAGGTCGTTTTAGTTAAGATCGAATCCTTAGAAAAACATCCTCAAGCAGACAAACTCCAAGTCGCCCAAGTCTCCGACGGCAAAAATAAGATCCAAATCGTTTCGGGTGCCCCTAATTTAAAAGTAGGGGACTTGGTCCCATTGGCTATTCCAGGTGCAGAGTTAGGAGATAAAAAAATCATAGAGTCCGAGCTTCGTGGAGTAAAAAGTTCCGGAATGCTTTGTTCCGAGAAAGAACTTGGTCTCTCGGAAGAAGATGCAGGTGTTATGGTCCTGGACGATCTTGAAGCAAAACCTGGCCAGAACTTACGAGATTACTTTGGATTTAGAGATACTATTTTAGATATTGATAATAAATCCATTACACATCGTCCGGATTTATGGAGCCATTTTGGATTCGCAAGAGAACTTGCGGCTCAATTAAATTTACCGATCAAATTTAATCCTTTTGAGACAAATTGGGATTTTTCCAAAGACGTTGTTTCTCCGAATGTAAAAGAAACGGATTACGCACATTCTTATTATTCTTCTTCCATCGAAGGAATTCAGATCAAACCTTCTAACAAAACTATTCGTTCCCGTTTGAAAAAATGCGGAGTGAGAGTGATAAATAACGTAGTGGATGTTTCAAATTATTTACTATTGGAAGCGGGACAACCTACACATTTCTTCGATTCGGATAAATTGTCTGCTCAAGGCGGGATCGAATTAGAAGTAGATTATGCAAAGAAGGACGAAAGTTTTCCTCTTCTAGACGAAACTTCTCCTAAGCTTGATCCTGAAATATTGATTATTCGGAACTCTAAAAAAGGAGTGGCGATCGCAGGTGTGATGGGTGGTGCGGATACTGCAGTAGATTCTAATTCCAAAAAAATAATTTTAGAATCTGCAGTTTTTCCAAGAGAGTTTGTTCGTAAATCCATTCGAAAAACAGGAATTCGCTCCGAGTCTTCTGTTCGTTACGAGAAGGGTCTGGAAGCGACAACTACACTTCCGATCGTGAAAAGAGCATTAAATCTTTTAAAGGAAAATGGATGTCCCGATCTGAAAGCGAGCCTTCCCTCCGGATACATTCATACTGCTGATAAAAAAGTAGAGATCGAGGTCAGTCTAAGTTTCTTGAATAAAAAACTCGGAACAGAGATTGATCAATCTACTTCGGATAAAATCTTAAAACAACTTTCCTTCTCCACAGAATGGAAAGGGGAAACTGTTAAGGTTCTTGTTCCTAAATACAGACATAATTACGATATCACCATTCCGGAAGATATAGTAGAAGAGATCGGTCGCACTTTGGGATATGCATCTATTCCAGTTCGCCCATTAGCTTCGGATGTAAAACCTCCTACCCGTAATTTCTCCAGAGAGCTGGAGAAACATCTAAAAAGGGCGTTCTCTCAAAATCTGGGATACAACGAAGTATTCAATTATTCTTATGCTTCCTCCAAGGATAATTCTTTCGAAGAAGAAGTAAAAGATTCTATCAAGATTTTAAATGCGATGCCCGATGAGCAGGCGTATTTAAGGACTTCTTTATATCCTTCTCTTTTGAAAAATATCAGACTCAATGGTGATCGTTTTGAAAAACTAAGAATTTTCGAATTCGGGCGCACTTATAAAAAAGCAGAAGAACCTTTCAACGAATCTAAATGGTTTGTTTGGGCGGTTTCTTTCGGTAGGAAGTCCAACGAGAAGGATCTAAACGTTTTAGAGTCCGATTTCCTGGAAGTTAGGACCGGTGTCGAAAAAGTATTAAGACATTTAAATTTACGAGAGATCGAATGGAAGATAGATGAAAAAAGCTATTTCCATCCTAAGGCTTCCCTATCCTTATTTGTTTCCGATAAAAAAGTCGGGGAGTTAGGATACGCCCATCCTGCTGCTTTGGATACTGCCGATATCAAAAAGAGAGTTATTTTAGGAAGATTCGAATTTGCTTCTTTACTGGAAGTTTGGACCCAAGATCGAAACAAAAATTATTTTGCTGCTCCTTCTCATTTCCCTCAAACTGAGATAGATCTTTCTTTAGTTATGGATTTGAATGAATCTTCTTCTAAATTTAGCGATGCTGCATTGAAGGAAAAATTCCCTGAGCTCCAGGATATAAAAGTTACCGTCGTCTTTACCGGCGGAAATCTCCCGGAAAACAAAAAGTCCGTTTCTTA